Genomic segment of Desulfobacterales bacterium:
TTTTAATTTTGTTGCTATTCCTATAGGTTGGCAAATTACAAATCGGGGGACAGGTGGTTTTGTTACAAAGGGTTACATGGGGTGTAACCTTTTGTTCAATTGCCGAGGTTGCATTTCACTTCAAAACAAAGGATAAAGTTGAGATTGCCGCATGATGCATAAATTAAATGGCTGCGATGGGATGAGTCAAAAATTCTGGATCTTCATTTTGGCGTTTGTTGGTTTGATATTGCATTCAGCCTCCGGTTCAGCCGAAAAGAGCAATCCATGGGTGCATGCCCTTCATTTCGAAAATGACTTATTCAACGGGACTGACAGCAATTATACCAATGGCGTTAAATATAGTGCGATTTCCCCGGATTTATCCCCGCACGCGAACCGAAAAAACTTGTCACGACTGGGACTTGAAATTTTACATAAAATTCCCTTTATCGAGGAGTCGACACCGGATTATACGCATAAGGTGGAGTTTTCGTTGGGCCAAAACATGTATACGCCGCACGATATCACCCGGAAAGATCTGATCAGGGATGATCGGCCTTACTCGGGATGGACGTATTTTTCCACCGCCTACCATCGAAAATATCTAAAAGAAGGCAGAATCGGTTCCATGGATACGGTTGAGATTCAGATCGGCATTGTGGGGCCGGAATCTCTTGCGGAAGATACCCAAAAATATGTCCATGAGTTACGGGATATTAACAAACCTGAAGGCTGGGATCATCAACTGGAGAATGAATTGGGCCTGGCGGCTATTTTCGAGCGCAAATGGCTTTTGCATGTTCCGGAAAAAGATCAAATCGACTACAGCGCCATTTGTCATCTGGGGGCTTCCTTGGGAAATGTGCATACCTATCTGAACTCGGGCCTGGAATGGCGGCTCGGCTGGAGCATTCCAAAAGACTTCGGCGTATCGCTGATTCGGCCCGCCGGCAGCA
This window contains:
- a CDS encoding lipid A deacylase LpxR family protein, which produces MMHKLNGCDGMSQKFWIFILAFVGLILHSASGSAEKSNPWVHALHFENDLFNGTDSNYTNGVKYSAISPDLSPHANRKNLSRLGLEILHKIPFIEESTPDYTHKVEFSLGQNMYTPHDITRKDLIRDDRPYSGWTYFSTAYHRKYLKEGRIGSMDTVEIQIGIVGPESLAEDTQKYVHELRDINKPEGWDHQLENELGLAAIFERKWLLHVPEKDQIDYSAICHLGASLGNVHTYLNSGLEWRLGWSIPKDFGVSLIRPAGSTRLEIGEGFTAYFFAAANGKAIARDIFLDGNTFADSHSIDKNYFVADVAGGFAIGYKRLIITLTEVVRTKEFKGQEDAHSFGSIAVSFSIPFEVNAP